The following are encoded together in the Halopiger aswanensis genome:
- a CDS encoding cold-shock protein, with amino-acid sequence MAKGTVAFFNDTGGYGFIETEDSDEDVFFHMEDVGGPDLEEGQEVEFDIEQADKGPRATNVERL; translated from the coding sequence ATGGCGAAAGGTACGGTCGCATTCTTCAACGACACTGGCGGCTACGGGTTCATCGAGACTGAGGATTCGGACGAGGACGTGTTCTTCCACATGGAGGACGTCGGCGGCCCCGACCTCGAGGAGGGGCAGGAGGTCGAATTCGACATCGAGCAGGCCGATAAGGGCCCGCGCGCGACTAACGTCGAGCGACTATAG
- a CDS encoding 5,10-methylenetetrahydromethanopterin reductase, which produces MSEGKTDSEPDSGANATWGIELTPEHPPDRIADLAALAEDEGFDLALSSSHYFNRDPFVVLSRMAAATDEIRLGPGVVNPYESHPVKLAAQTATIDEVSDGRAVFGVGAGDRSALANLGVDRDRPLRRVLETFDVARDLWAGETVTHEGTFTARDASLNLDEREIPVYVGAQGPHMLRMSAKHADGVLINAAHPKDLEWAAGELEQGLAERPDDAGAFESLAFASVSVAGNEDDAREAARPPVAFIVGGAADPVLERHDIDRDAASAVSEALEQGDLGEAFGRVTPAMIDAFCIAGTTETVAERFEAAVEYVDGIVVGSPLGPDLEDAIERASDALARATAD; this is translated from the coding sequence ATGAGCGAGGGCAAGACGGACTCCGAACCCGATTCGGGCGCGAACGCGACGTGGGGAATCGAACTCACGCCCGAACACCCGCCGGATCGGATCGCCGATCTGGCGGCGCTCGCGGAGGACGAAGGGTTCGATCTCGCGCTCTCGAGCAGTCACTACTTCAACCGCGATCCGTTCGTCGTGCTCTCGCGGATGGCTGCGGCGACGGACGAGATCCGGCTGGGACCGGGCGTCGTCAACCCCTACGAGAGCCATCCCGTGAAACTCGCCGCGCAGACGGCGACGATCGACGAAGTCAGCGACGGCCGCGCCGTCTTCGGCGTCGGCGCCGGCGACCGCTCCGCGCTGGCGAACCTCGGCGTCGACAGGGATCGCCCGCTCCGGCGCGTCCTCGAGACGTTCGACGTTGCGAGGGACCTCTGGGCCGGCGAGACCGTCACGCACGAGGGAACCTTCACCGCGCGGGACGCGTCGCTCAACCTCGACGAACGGGAGATTCCGGTCTACGTCGGCGCGCAGGGGCCCCACATGCTCCGGATGAGCGCCAAGCACGCCGACGGCGTACTGATCAACGCCGCGCACCCCAAGGACCTCGAGTGGGCCGCGGGCGAACTCGAGCAGGGGTTGGCGGAGCGACCGGACGACGCGGGAGCGTTCGAATCGCTCGCGTTCGCGAGCGTCAGCGTCGCTGGGAACGAGGACGACGCGCGCGAAGCCGCCCGGCCGCCCGTCGCCTTCATCGTCGGCGGCGCGGCGGATCCCGTTCTCGAGCGCCACGATATCGACCGCGACGCGGCGAGCGCGGTCAGCGAGGCCCTAGAGCAGGGCGACCTCGGCGAGGCCTTCGGTCGCGTGACGCCGGCGATGATCGACGCGTTCTGCATCGCCGGAACCACCGAGACGGTCGCCGAGCGGTTCGAAGCGGCCGTAGAGTACGTCGACGGAATCGTCGTCGGCTCGCCGCTCGGGCCGGATCTCGAGGACGCGATCGAGCGAGCGAGCGACGCGTTAGCGCGTGCGACGGCGGACTGA
- a CDS encoding AAA family ATPase gives MTDTDPTPATESSDESVDPLPISTVTELCEDIAANVSRVIVGHDDVIDHVVIALLARGHVLLDDVPGVGKTMLARSIATSVDCEFQRVQFTPDLLPPDVTGVNVFNQKTREFEFQPGPVFGNIVLGDEINRAPPKTQSALLEAMEEEQVTVDGRTRALPDPFTVIATQNAVEPNQTYELPLAELDRFMKKLHLGYPTPEEETELLGRTVGHHPIESLEPVTDRETIVRARETIAGVRVEEPVRSYAARLAEYTRENARIGVSPRGTIALLRAAQARAVANGREYVLPDDVQVEARAVMRHRIQTDDRDRDGDAVVDDALERVPIEGSRRDDTDTDGVRAGARDRP, from the coding sequence ATGACTGATACAGACCCGACGCCTGCGACGGAGTCGAGCGACGAGAGCGTCGACCCGCTCCCGATATCGACGGTTACGGAGCTCTGCGAGGACATCGCGGCGAACGTCTCGCGGGTCATCGTCGGCCACGACGACGTGATCGATCACGTCGTGATCGCGCTGCTTGCCAGGGGGCACGTCCTGCTCGACGACGTGCCCGGCGTCGGCAAGACGATGCTCGCCCGATCGATCGCGACGTCGGTCGACTGCGAGTTCCAGCGGGTACAGTTCACGCCCGATCTGCTCCCGCCGGACGTCACCGGCGTCAACGTCTTCAACCAGAAGACCCGCGAGTTCGAGTTCCAGCCCGGCCCCGTCTTCGGCAACATCGTGCTCGGCGACGAGATCAACCGCGCGCCGCCGAAGACCCAGTCCGCGCTGCTGGAAGCCATGGAGGAGGAACAGGTCACGGTCGACGGCCGGACCCGCGCGCTCCCGGATCCGTTCACCGTCATCGCGACGCAAAACGCCGTCGAGCCGAACCAGACGTACGAACTCCCCCTGGCCGAACTCGACCGGTTCATGAAGAAACTCCACCTGGGCTATCCCACGCCCGAGGAGGAGACCGAACTGCTCGGCCGCACCGTCGGCCACCACCCCATCGAGTCGCTCGAGCCGGTGACCGACCGGGAGACGATCGTCCGCGCCCGCGAGACGATTGCCGGCGTTCGCGTCGAGGAACCGGTCCGGTCGTACGCGGCGCGGCTCGCCGAGTACACCCGCGAAAATGCACGCATCGGCGTCAGCCCGCGCGGGACGATCGCCCTGCTGCGTGCGGCACAGGCCCGCGCCGTCGCCAACGGCCGGGAGTACGTGCTTCCGGACGACGTGCAAGTAGAGGCCCGGGCCGTCATGCGACACCGGATCCAGACCGACGACCGGGACCGCGACGGCGACGCCGTCGTCGACGACGCGCTCGAGCGGGTACCGATCGAGGGATCGCGGCGAGACGACACCGACACCGACGGCGTTCGGGCGGGCGCACGCGACCGACCATAG
- a CDS encoding methyl-accepting chemotaxis protein, giving the protein MEWSVRSVRRRVRRLVPAAVRERYALKFGIVLLLLGLSIGALGFAATGAITDSVESTALEEQEETAIREAKAFDDWNARNENFVVASAGAPVVASGDVNETKAYLEDIYYDLPDERMHALYVDTESGEVVAGVDTTAETLAEIKFPDTNELGDLSTHYVQRTEPYAMPDQLGLAADEHPVVSYYIGVGEDADRALVFTFALSDRTGDYATQTSGDTVVTILDEEGRIVGDNRKLGYGGDEANASFGRQYEGYERFQELAALDGPGAATVEGRPSEALRGAPYEFAPDDYVVGYHTTAEGWSVLVHTSEADALGFVTTVNRFGYLITVIGVGLIGVFGVVVGRNTATSIRTLSSRAAEIREGEYDVDLETERVDEIGDLYRTVDEMRESLVTRIEESERTREQAEKARDRADEAREEAESAKRRAEQTRREAQEQNEYLERKAAEYCDVMGECADGDLTQRLDPAAESEPMAEIATTFNATVDDIERTIARISAFAGDVADASDDVRAECTDLEATNDSVADSVEEITAVTDEQNERMEAIATEIQGMSATIEEIASTADSLADTSRRAARGANEGIATAEDVGEEMERIERRADAALEEMRALEDSMAEIDEIVGVITDIADQTNILALNASIEAAHAGGDGTNGAGFATVAQEVKQLAEETKTSAAEIESLIDTVQAQTDRTVDEMATMRERVIEGAETVEQSVSAFEEIEAEVSAADHGVQEINDATDAIADSTQDLVPMAEDVTALSDRTAREAAAVAESVSDQTAAIATVSRNANDLSERSRTLRDLLDEFAIDRGEIDGTASLESGAGRDETVELEFASGTGTQARDEGTSDLETIGSETKTELETATATDDGESADLEPRDD; this is encoded by the coding sequence ATGGAGTGGTCGGTTCGGTCCGTACGGCGGAGGGTTCGGCGGCTCGTTCCCGCGGCAGTCAGGGAGCGATACGCGCTGAAGTTCGGTATCGTGTTGCTGTTGTTGGGCCTCTCGATCGGCGCCCTGGGCTTCGCCGCGACGGGGGCGATCACCGACAGCGTCGAGTCGACGGCCCTCGAGGAGCAAGAGGAGACAGCGATCCGGGAGGCGAAGGCGTTCGACGACTGGAACGCGCGAAACGAGAACTTCGTCGTCGCGTCGGCGGGAGCCCCGGTCGTCGCGTCGGGGGACGTCAACGAGACGAAAGCGTACCTCGAGGACATCTACTACGATCTTCCCGACGAACGGATGCACGCCCTCTACGTGGATACCGAGAGCGGCGAGGTCGTCGCCGGCGTCGATACTACCGCTGAGACGCTCGCGGAGATCAAATTCCCCGACACGAACGAGCTCGGCGATCTGTCGACGCACTACGTGCAGCGGACCGAACCCTACGCGATGCCGGATCAGCTCGGACTGGCGGCGGACGAACACCCCGTCGTGTCGTACTACATTGGGGTCGGCGAGGACGCCGACCGCGCGCTAGTGTTCACGTTCGCGCTCTCGGATCGAACCGGCGATTACGCGACGCAGACGAGCGGCGACACCGTCGTGACGATCCTTGACGAGGAGGGTCGGATCGTCGGTGACAACAGGAAGCTCGGCTACGGCGGCGACGAGGCGAACGCGAGTTTCGGCCGCCAGTACGAGGGCTACGAGCGGTTTCAGGAGCTGGCAGCGCTGGACGGGCCGGGCGCCGCGACGGTTGAAGGGCGACCCAGCGAGGCGCTCCGCGGGGCGCCCTACGAGTTCGCGCCCGACGACTACGTCGTCGGCTACCACACGACCGCGGAGGGCTGGTCCGTGCTGGTCCACACGAGCGAAGCCGACGCCCTCGGGTTCGTCACCACGGTCAACCGGTTCGGCTACCTCATCACGGTCATCGGCGTCGGACTGATCGGCGTGTTCGGCGTGGTCGTGGGCCGCAACACGGCCACGTCCATCCGAACCCTCTCGAGCAGGGCCGCCGAGATCAGGGAAGGCGAGTACGACGTCGACCTCGAGACGGAGCGGGTCGACGAGATCGGCGACCTCTACCGGACCGTTGACGAGATGCGCGAGTCCCTCGTCACCCGAATCGAGGAATCCGAACGGACGCGCGAGCAGGCCGAGAAAGCTCGCGATCGGGCCGACGAGGCCCGGGAGGAGGCCGAATCGGCCAAACGGCGCGCCGAACAGACCCGCCGGGAGGCCCAAGAACAAAACGAGTACCTCGAGCGGAAAGCCGCCGAATACTGCGACGTGATGGGCGAGTGCGCCGACGGCGACCTCACCCAGCGGCTCGATCCCGCCGCCGAGAGCGAGCCGATGGCCGAGATCGCGACGACGTTCAACGCGACGGTGGACGATATCGAGCGGACGATCGCGAGGATCTCGGCGTTCGCCGGCGACGTCGCCGACGCCAGCGACGACGTTCGAGCGGAGTGTACCGACCTCGAGGCGACGAACGACAGCGTCGCCGACTCGGTCGAGGAGATCACGGCGGTGACGGACGAGCAGAACGAGCGGATGGAGGCGATCGCGACGGAGATCCAGGGGATGTCCGCGACGATCGAAGAGATCGCCTCGACCGCCGACAGCCTCGCGGACACCTCCCGGCGGGCCGCCCGGGGGGCGAACGAAGGGATCGCCACCGCCGAAGACGTCGGCGAGGAAATGGAACGCATCGAACGGCGGGCGGACGCCGCCCTCGAGGAGATGCGCGCGCTCGAGGATTCGATGGCCGAGATCGACGAGATCGTCGGCGTAATTACGGATATCGCCGATCAGACGAACATCCTCGCGCTGAACGCCTCTATCGAGGCCGCTCACGCGGGCGGCGACGGGACGAACGGGGCCGGCTTCGCGACCGTCGCCCAAGAGGTCAAGCAACTCGCCGAGGAGACCAAAACTTCGGCGGCGGAGATCGAGTCGTTGATCGACACCGTTCAGGCCCAAACCGACAGGACCGTCGACGAGATGGCGACCATGCGCGAGCGCGTGATCGAGGGCGCTGAGACGGTCGAGCAGTCCGTCTCAGCATTCGAGGAAATCGAGGCGGAGGTCTCGGCGGCGGACCACGGCGTTCAGGAGATCAACGACGCGACTGACGCGATCGCCGACTCCACCCAGGACCTCGTTCCGATGGCCGAAGACGTGACGGCCCTGAGCGATAGGACCGCCCGAGAGGCGGCCGCCGTCGCCGAGAGCGTCTCCGACCAGACGGCAGCGATCGCGACCGTCTCCCGGAACGCGAACGACTTGTCCGAACGGTCACGAACGCTCCGGGACCTGCTCGACGAGTTCGCGATCGATCGCGGGGAGATCGACGGAACGGCCAGCCTCGAGAGCGGGGCCGGACGGGACGAGACCGTCGAACTCGAGTTTGCGAGCGGTACCGGGACGCAAGCCCGAGACGAGGGGACGAGCGACCTCGAGACGATCGGGTCGGAAACGAAAACGGAACTAGAAACGGCGACGGCTACGGACGACGGTGAATCGGCGGATCTCGAGCCGAGAGACGACTGA
- a CDS encoding DUF58 domain-containing protein: MQLTRRGWLVLAVVAASLAMSWQYGPRSLNAVVTPLAVAFVVGLVTTARIGRPTVRRHAIEPGPVGETRTVAVTIETDGAIAATVADTVGDGLEPVETDGEPVIETTVADETQIAYDIALEDRGERAVGPLSITVSDVFGLVERTFEDDETVSVLVYPPVHDLRGSAAPLQTLAAEGAAPDREEFDRLREYRRGDSLRNVHWKAAAKRPDDDLVVAEYATADEARALSIAAECEPGQSDELAAAVASLATHFLERDRPVGVTVGTDAVGPATGRQHRRDLLQLLARVESGSLEDRERNDADVLVRADRDGIRVVVDERAVPFERLVADVGGTGRAADERNGDTAVVA; encoded by the coding sequence ATGCAACTCACACGACGCGGCTGGCTGGTACTCGCGGTCGTCGCCGCCTCGCTGGCGATGAGCTGGCAGTACGGCCCGCGGTCGTTGAACGCCGTCGTCACGCCGCTGGCGGTCGCGTTCGTCGTCGGGCTCGTCACGACCGCACGGATCGGACGACCGACCGTCCGCCGACACGCCATCGAGCCGGGTCCGGTCGGCGAGACTCGAACGGTCGCGGTGACGATCGAAACCGACGGGGCGATCGCCGCGACGGTCGCCGATACCGTCGGCGACGGCCTCGAGCCCGTCGAGACTGACGGCGAGCCAGTCATCGAGACGACGGTCGCCGACGAGACGCAGATCGCGTACGACATTGCGCTCGAGGACCGCGGCGAGCGCGCCGTCGGCCCGCTGTCGATCACCGTCAGCGACGTCTTCGGCCTCGTCGAGCGCACGTTCGAGGACGACGAGACGGTCTCCGTGCTGGTCTATCCGCCCGTCCACGATCTCCGCGGCTCGGCCGCGCCGCTCCAAACGCTCGCGGCCGAAGGGGCGGCGCCGGATCGGGAAGAGTTCGACCGCCTCCGGGAGTACCGCCGCGGCGACTCGCTGCGGAACGTCCACTGGAAAGCCGCCGCCAAGCGCCCGGACGACGACCTCGTCGTCGCGGAGTACGCCACCGCCGACGAGGCCCGCGCGCTCTCGATCGCCGCCGAGTGCGAGCCCGGCCAAAGCGACGAGCTCGCGGCGGCCGTCGCGAGCCTCGCGACGCACTTCCTCGAGCGCGACCGGCCGGTCGGCGTGACCGTCGGTACCGACGCGGTGGGGCCAGCGACCGGACGCCAGCACCGGCGCGATCTCCTGCAGTTGCTCGCCAGGGTCGAATCCGGCTCGCTCGAGGACCGAGAACGAAACGATGCGGACGTCCTCGTCAGGGCGGACCGCGACGGGATACGCGTCGTCGTCGACGAGCGCGCGGTGCCGTTCGAACGACTCGTCGCGGACGTCGGCGGAACGGGACGGGCGGCAGATGAGCGCAACGGCGACACGGCGGTGGTGGCATGA
- a CDS encoding class I SAM-dependent methyltransferase, with the protein MDATATEPRYACRRCGRRLSRRKSGGEDDDAFVCPNGDATVSVVDGIPRFPVPDDSHETLFDRLAPIYESPFWFDPLYRFVGGPGAPRDDRELVVEMLELENTNVADGDAPTVLDVACGTGRIARTVAADAAVVGIDIAAGMLERATRYAARNGLDGIAFAQMSADELWFDADAFDRGTCCWALHLLPDPDVVLEEIGRVLRSGGVFVGTTLVEDYVLELLPVRATAKGVLDVEPFDATDLRQRLRAAGFSSVEFDRRGAALFFRARRE; encoded by the coding sequence ATGGACGCGACTGCGACGGAGCCGCGGTATGCCTGTCGACGCTGCGGACGGCGACTATCCCGCCGGAAGTCCGGGGGCGAGGACGACGACGCGTTCGTCTGTCCGAACGGCGACGCGACGGTCTCGGTCGTCGACGGCATTCCGCGGTTTCCCGTTCCCGACGACTCCCACGAGACGCTGTTCGATCGGTTGGCGCCGATCTACGAGTCGCCGTTCTGGTTCGACCCGCTGTACCGGTTCGTCGGCGGCCCCGGCGCGCCGCGAGACGACCGCGAACTGGTCGTGGAGATGCTCGAGCTAGAGAATACGAATGTGGCTGACGGCGACGCGCCGACCGTCCTCGACGTCGCGTGTGGCACGGGACGGATCGCCCGTACAGTCGCCGCCGACGCGGCCGTCGTCGGCATCGACATCGCCGCAGGGATGCTCGAGCGGGCGACGCGGTACGCGGCGCGGAACGGGCTCGACGGCATCGCGTTCGCGCAGATGAGCGCCGACGAGCTGTGGTTCGACGCGGACGCGTTCGATCGGGGGACCTGCTGCTGGGCGCTGCACCTCCTGCCGGATCCCGACGTCGTGCTCGAGGAAATCGGGCGCGTGTTGCGGTCCGGCGGCGTATTCGTCGGGACGACGCTGGTCGAGGACTACGTGCTCGAGCTGTTGCCGGTTCGAGCGACCGCGAAAGGCGTTCTCGACGTCGAGCCGTTCGACGCGACCGACCTCCGACAGCGGCTCCGGGCGGCGGGGTTCTCGAGCGTCGAGTTCGACCGCCGCGGCGCAGCGTTGTTCTTCCGGGCCCGCCGCGAGTGA
- a CDS encoding DUF7573 domain-containing protein: MTDDATLSDFAVDASDERDDSSAAENVADERDTAPEERDDTDGTDRTDKPERTRADPNPSLSTYAWGEYVCPRCDAESDRVWRDGDDFVCPDCKEW; the protein is encoded by the coding sequence GTGACCGACGACGCGACCCTCTCGGACTTCGCCGTCGACGCGAGCGACGAGCGGGACGACTCGAGCGCCGCCGAGAACGTGGCCGACGAGCGCGATACTGCTCCGGAGGAACGCGACGACACCGACGGCACCGACAGAACCGATAAACCGGAGCGGACGCGAGCCGACCCGAACCCGTCACTCTCGACGTACGCGTGGGGCGAGTACGTCTGCCCTCGATGCGACGCAGAGAGCGACCGCGTCTGGCGAGACGGCGACGACTTCGTCTGTCCCGACTGCAAGGAGTGGTGA